In the Malus domestica chromosome 16, GDT2T_hap1 genome, one interval contains:
- the LOC103403242 gene encoding mediator of RNA polymerase II transcription subunit 25-like isoform X3 — protein MAEKQLIVAVEGTAAMGPCWATVVSDYLDKIIRSFCGNEPSGQKLSTSTVELSLVTFNTHGSYCGCLVQRSGWTRDVNLFLHRLSAIPFSGGGFSEAAIAEGLSEALMMFPTVQNGSQNQQNVDCQKHCVLIAASKPHPLPTPVYRPQIQNLEQNENIDAQTENRLYDAEAVAKSFPQSSVSLSVICPIELPELRAIYNAGKRNPRAADPPIDNAKNPHFLVLISENFMEARATLSRPGITTLHSNQSPVKMDIAPVASVTGPPPTSMPSVNGPVMNRQPISVGNVPPATVKVEPSTVSSMGPSFAHIPSVRPPSQGVPSLQTSSPSSASQEMATNNDNVPDLKPVVSGVTHPSRPVGSILNNISQARVMNAAALTGGTSMGLPTMGQNPMAMHVSNMISSGMASSVGAAQNVFTSSGSGTLTQVAQNPGLNSFTSGTSNVSGNNNLGISQPMSNNNLGMSQPMSNLQGGVSMGQAVPGMSQGSLSGPQMVQSGIGMNPNMMSALGSTGASSGTGTMIPTPGMAQQVQSGLQSLGANNNSASNVPFSQQTSSALASAQSKYVKVWEGALSGQRQGQPVFITRLEGYRSASASETLAANWPPTMQIVRLISQDHMNNKQYVGKADFLVFRAMNQHGFLGQLQEKKLCAVIQLPSQTLLLSVSDKAYRLIGMLFPGDMVVFKPQVGGQQQQQQQQQMQQLQQQQIQVGGQQQHMQVPGQQQQQQIQVGGQQQHMQVPGQQQQQQIQVGGQQQHMQVPGQQQQQQMQVPGQQQQHPQIQQHPQIQQQHPQIQQQQQLSQQQLSQLQSQQQLPQLQQLQQQHQQHQQQQLVGTGMTQAYVQGRSQLVSQGQVSSQGPNMPGGGFMG, from the exons ATGGCGGAGAAGCAGCTGATCGTGGCCGTTGAAGGCACCGCCGCCATGGGGCCCTGCTGGGCAACCGTCGTCTCCGATTACCTTGATAAGATCATCAG GAGTTTCTGTGGAAACGAGCCAAGTGGGCAG AAGCTGTCGACTTCTACTGTTGAGCTCTCCCTGGTCACGTTCAATACTCATGGATCTTATTGTG GTTGCCTGGTACAACGGAGTGGCTGGACAAGGGATGTGAATCTCTTCTTACATAGGCTTTCAGCTATACCCTTTTCTGGGGGTGGTTTTAGTGAAGCTGCAATTGCGGAAGGGCTTTCGGAAGCTCTAATG ATGTTCCCTACAGTTCAAAATGGAAGCCAAAATCAACAAAATGTGGATTGTCAGAAGCATTGTGTTCTTATTGCTGCGAGTAAACCTCACCCTCTGCCCACACCAGTGTATCGGccacaaattcaaaatttggagcaaaatgaaaatattgatgcacaaacAGAAAATCGTCTTTATGATGCTGAGGCTGTTGCTAAATCATTTCCACAG AGCTCTGTTTCGCTGTCAGTCATTTGTCCAATAGAGCTACCTGAGCTCAGAGCAATATACAATGCG GGAAAGCGCAACCCTAGAGCGGCAGATCCACCAATTGATAATGCGAAAAATCCccactttcttgttttaatctCAGAGAATTTTATGGAGGCCCGTGCTACTTTAAGTCGTCCAGGAATTACAACTTTGCACTCAAATCAGAGTCCTGTAAAAATGGACATAGCTCCTGTTGCTTCAGTTACTGGGCCGCCTCCAACTTCTATGCCCTCTG TGAATGGACCTGTTATGAATCGGCAACCAatttctgttggaaatgtgcctccTGCTACTGTAAAAGTT GAGCCAAGTACCGTAAGTTCCATGGGTCCTTCTTTTGCACACATTCCATCTGTCCGTCCTCCTTCCCAAGGAGTCCCGAGCTTGCAGACTTCTTCACCATCTTCTGCTTCTCAAGAGATGGCCACAAATAATGATAATGTGCCAGATTTGAAACCTGTAGTGAGTGGTGTGACACATCCCTCGCGTCCTGTCGGTAGCATCCTCAATAACATCTCTCAAGCACGTGTGATGAACGCAGCAGCCTTAACTGGAGGAACTTCTATGGGACTCCCAACTATGGGTCAAAATCCTATGGCCATGCATGTATCAAACATGATATCTAGTGGAATGGCATCTTCAGTTGGTGCTGCTCAAAATGTATTTACATCTTCAGGGTCCGGCACTCTTACACAGGTTGCGCAGAACCCAGGTCTTAATTCATTCACTTCAGGTACCTCTAATGTCTCTGGCAACAATAACCTTGGGATCTCACAACCAATGAGCAACAATAACCTTGGGATGTCACAACCAATGAGCAACCTTCAAGGTGGTGTTAGTATGGGTCAAGCTGTGCCTGGTATGAGCCAAGGAAGTCTCTCGGGACCGCAAATGGTTCAAAGTGGAATTGGCATGAACCCGAACATGATGAGTGCCCTTGGTTCAACAGGTGCCTCTTCTGGAACTGGTACAATGATTCCTACTCCAGGAATGGCTCAACAGGTGCAATCTGGGTTGCAGTCACTTGGTGCAAACAATAATTCAGCATCTAATGTGCCGTTTTCACAACAGACATCAAGTGCTCTGGCATCTGCACAATCCAAATATGTGAAAGTCTGGGAG GGAGCTTTATCTGGGCAGAGACAAGGGCAGCCTGTGTTTATCACTAGATTGGAG GGTTACCGGAGTGCTTCAGCTTCTGAGAC GCTTGCAGCGAACTGGCCACCAACAATGCAAATAGTGAGGCTCATATCTCAGGACCACATGAATAACAA GCAATATGTTGGAAAGGCAGACTTTTTAGTTTTTCGGGCAATGAATCAGCATGGGTTTCTTGGGCAATTGCAAGAGAAGAAACTT TGTGCAGTGATCCAATTGCCCTCTCAGACACTACTGCTCTCCGTTTCAGACAAAGCATATCGCTTGATTGGAATGCTGTTTCCAGGG GATATGGTTGTGTTTAAGCCACAAGTAGGCGGtcagcaacagcagcagcagcagcagcaaatgCAACAGCTACAACAGCAACAAATTCAAGTAGGCGGTCAGCAACAACACATGCAAGTTCCCGGTCAGCAACAGCAGCAACAAATTCAAGTAGGCGGTCAGCAACAACACATGCAAGTTCCCGGTCAGCAACAGCAGCAACAAATTCAAGTAGGCGGTCAGCAACAACACATGCAAGTTCCCGGTCAGCAACAGCAGCAACAAATGCAAGTACCCGGTCAGCAACAACAGCATCCTCAGATTCAACAACATCCACAGATTCAACAGCAGCACCCTCAGATTCAACAACAGCAGCAACTCTCGCAGCAGCAGCTCTCACAACTTCAATCACAACAGCAACTGCCGCAGCTTCAGCAATTGCAGCAACAGCATCAACAGCATCAACAACAACAGTTGGTTGGGACGGGGATGACTCAAGCTTATGTTCAAGGCCGGTCGCAATTAGTTTCACAGGGACAGGTTTCGTCACAAGGGCCTAATATGCCTGGAGGGGGCTTTATGGGTTAA
- the LOC103403242 gene encoding mediator of RNA polymerase II transcription subunit 25-like isoform X1: MAEKQLIVAVEGTAAMGPCWATVVSDYLDKIIRSFCGNEPSGQKLSTSTVELSLVTFNTHGSYCGCLVQRSGWTRDVNLFLHRLSAIPFSGGGFSEAAIAEGLSEALMMFPTVQNGSQNQQNVDCQKHCVLIAASKPHPLPTPVYRPQIQNLEQNENIDAQTENRLYDAEAVAKSFPQSSVSLSVICPIELPELRAIYNAGKRNPRAADPPIDNAKNPHFLVLISENFMEARATLSRPGITTLHSNQSPVKMDIAPVASVTGPPPTSMPSVNGPVMNRQPISVGNVPPATVKVEPSTVSSMGPSFAHIPSVRPPSQGVPSLQTSSPSSASQEMATNNDNVPDLKPVVSGVTHPSRPVGSILNNISQARVMNAAALTGGTSMGLPTMGQNPMAMHVSNMISSGMASSVGAAQNVFTSSGSGTLTQVAQNPGLNSFTSGTSNVSGNNNLGISQPMSNNNLGMSQPMSNLQGGVSMGQAVPGMSQGSLSGPQMVQSGIGMNPNMMSALGSTGASSGTGTMIPTPGMAQQVQSGLQSLGANNNSASNVPFSQQTSSALASAQSKYVKVWEGALSGQRQGQPVFITRLEGYRSASASETLAANWPPTMQIVRLISQDHMNNKQYVGKADFLVFRAMNQHGFLGQLQEKKLCAVIQLPSQTLLLSVSDKAYRLIGMLFPGLNLPSVQDMVVFKPQVGGQQQQQQQQQMQQLQQQQIQVGGQQQHMQVPGQQQQQQIQVGGQQQHMQVPGQQQQQQIQVGGQQQHMQVPGQQQQQQMQVPGQQQQHPQIQQHPQIQQQHPQIQQQQQLSQQQLSQLQSQQQLPQLQQLQQQHQQHQQQQLVGTGMTQAYVQGRSQLVSQGQVSSQGPNMPGGGFMG; encoded by the exons ATGGCGGAGAAGCAGCTGATCGTGGCCGTTGAAGGCACCGCCGCCATGGGGCCCTGCTGGGCAACCGTCGTCTCCGATTACCTTGATAAGATCATCAG GAGTTTCTGTGGAAACGAGCCAAGTGGGCAG AAGCTGTCGACTTCTACTGTTGAGCTCTCCCTGGTCACGTTCAATACTCATGGATCTTATTGTG GTTGCCTGGTACAACGGAGTGGCTGGACAAGGGATGTGAATCTCTTCTTACATAGGCTTTCAGCTATACCCTTTTCTGGGGGTGGTTTTAGTGAAGCTGCAATTGCGGAAGGGCTTTCGGAAGCTCTAATG ATGTTCCCTACAGTTCAAAATGGAAGCCAAAATCAACAAAATGTGGATTGTCAGAAGCATTGTGTTCTTATTGCTGCGAGTAAACCTCACCCTCTGCCCACACCAGTGTATCGGccacaaattcaaaatttggagcaaaatgaaaatattgatgcacaaacAGAAAATCGTCTTTATGATGCTGAGGCTGTTGCTAAATCATTTCCACAG AGCTCTGTTTCGCTGTCAGTCATTTGTCCAATAGAGCTACCTGAGCTCAGAGCAATATACAATGCG GGAAAGCGCAACCCTAGAGCGGCAGATCCACCAATTGATAATGCGAAAAATCCccactttcttgttttaatctCAGAGAATTTTATGGAGGCCCGTGCTACTTTAAGTCGTCCAGGAATTACAACTTTGCACTCAAATCAGAGTCCTGTAAAAATGGACATAGCTCCTGTTGCTTCAGTTACTGGGCCGCCTCCAACTTCTATGCCCTCTG TGAATGGACCTGTTATGAATCGGCAACCAatttctgttggaaatgtgcctccTGCTACTGTAAAAGTT GAGCCAAGTACCGTAAGTTCCATGGGTCCTTCTTTTGCACACATTCCATCTGTCCGTCCTCCTTCCCAAGGAGTCCCGAGCTTGCAGACTTCTTCACCATCTTCTGCTTCTCAAGAGATGGCCACAAATAATGATAATGTGCCAGATTTGAAACCTGTAGTGAGTGGTGTGACACATCCCTCGCGTCCTGTCGGTAGCATCCTCAATAACATCTCTCAAGCACGTGTGATGAACGCAGCAGCCTTAACTGGAGGAACTTCTATGGGACTCCCAACTATGGGTCAAAATCCTATGGCCATGCATGTATCAAACATGATATCTAGTGGAATGGCATCTTCAGTTGGTGCTGCTCAAAATGTATTTACATCTTCAGGGTCCGGCACTCTTACACAGGTTGCGCAGAACCCAGGTCTTAATTCATTCACTTCAGGTACCTCTAATGTCTCTGGCAACAATAACCTTGGGATCTCACAACCAATGAGCAACAATAACCTTGGGATGTCACAACCAATGAGCAACCTTCAAGGTGGTGTTAGTATGGGTCAAGCTGTGCCTGGTATGAGCCAAGGAAGTCTCTCGGGACCGCAAATGGTTCAAAGTGGAATTGGCATGAACCCGAACATGATGAGTGCCCTTGGTTCAACAGGTGCCTCTTCTGGAACTGGTACAATGATTCCTACTCCAGGAATGGCTCAACAGGTGCAATCTGGGTTGCAGTCACTTGGTGCAAACAATAATTCAGCATCTAATGTGCCGTTTTCACAACAGACATCAAGTGCTCTGGCATCTGCACAATCCAAATATGTGAAAGTCTGGGAG GGAGCTTTATCTGGGCAGAGACAAGGGCAGCCTGTGTTTATCACTAGATTGGAG GGTTACCGGAGTGCTTCAGCTTCTGAGAC GCTTGCAGCGAACTGGCCACCAACAATGCAAATAGTGAGGCTCATATCTCAGGACCACATGAATAACAA GCAATATGTTGGAAAGGCAGACTTTTTAGTTTTTCGGGCAATGAATCAGCATGGGTTTCTTGGGCAATTGCAAGAGAAGAAACTT TGTGCAGTGATCCAATTGCCCTCTCAGACACTACTGCTCTCCGTTTCAGACAAAGCATATCGCTTGATTGGAATGCTGTTTCCAGGG CTAAATCTACCATCGGTTCAGGATATGGTTGTGTTTAAGCCACAAGTAGGCGGtcagcaacagcagcagcagcagcagcaaatgCAACAGCTACAACAGCAACAAATTCAAGTAGGCGGTCAGCAACAACACATGCAAGTTCCCGGTCAGCAACAGCAGCAACAAATTCAAGTAGGCGGTCAGCAACAACACATGCAAGTTCCCGGTCAGCAACAGCAGCAACAAATTCAAGTAGGCGGTCAGCAACAACACATGCAAGTTCCCGGTCAGCAACAGCAGCAACAAATGCAAGTACCCGGTCAGCAACAACAGCATCCTCAGATTCAACAACATCCACAGATTCAACAGCAGCACCCTCAGATTCAACAACAGCAGCAACTCTCGCAGCAGCAGCTCTCACAACTTCAATCACAACAGCAACTGCCGCAGCTTCAGCAATTGCAGCAACAGCATCAACAGCATCAACAACAACAGTTGGTTGGGACGGGGATGACTCAAGCTTATGTTCAAGGCCGGTCGCAATTAGTTTCACAGGGACAGGTTTCGTCACAAGGGCCTAATATGCCTGGAGGGGGCTTTATGGGTTAA
- the LOC103403242 gene encoding mediator of RNA polymerase II transcription subunit 25-like isoform X2: MAEKLLIIAVEGTAAMGLFWELIFKDYLEKIVRSFCGNEPSGQKLSTSTVELSLVTFNTHGSYCGCLVQRSGWTRDVNLFLHRLSAIPFSGGGFSEAAIAEGLSEALMMFPTVQNGSQNQQNVDCQKHCVLIAASKPHPLPTPVYRPQIQNLEQNENIDAQTENRLYDAEAVAKSFPQSSVSLSVICPIELPELRAIYNAGKRNPRAADPPIDNAKNPHFLVLISENFMEARATLSRPGITTLHSNQSPVKMDIAPVASVTGPPPTSMPSVNGPVMNRQPISVGNVPPATVKVEPSTVSSMGPSFAHIPSVRPPSQGVPSLQTSSPSSASQEMATNNDNVPDLKPVVSGVTHPSRPVGSILNNISQARVMNAAALTGGTSMGLPTMGQNPMAMHVSNMISSGMASSVGAAQNVFTSSGSGTLTQVAQNPGLNSFTSGTSNVSGNNNLGISQPMSNNNLGMSQPMSNLQGGVSMGQAVPGMSQGSLSGPQMVQSGIGMNPNMMSALGSTGASSGTGTMIPTPGMAQQVQSGLQSLGANNNSASNVPFSQQTSSALASAQSKYVKVWEGALSGQRQGQPVFITRLEGYRSASASETLAANWPPTMQIVRLISQDHMNNKQYVGKADFLVFRAMNQHGFLGQLQEKKLCAVIQLPSQTLLLSVSDKAYRLIGMLFPGLNLPSVQDMVVFKPQVGGQQQQQQQQQMQQLQQQQIQVGGQQQHMQVPGQQQQQQIQVGGQQQHMQVPGQQQQQQIQVGGQQQHMQVPGQQQQQQMQVPGQQQQHPQIQQHPQIQQQHPQIQQQQQLSQQQLSQLQSQQQLPQLQQLQQQHQQHQQQQLVGTGMTQAYVQGRSQLVSQGQVSSQGPNMPGGGFMG; the protein is encoded by the exons ATGGCTGAGAAACTACTGATCATCGCTGTTGAAGGGACTGCAGCCATGGGTCTCTTCTGGGAACTCATTTTTAAAGATTATTTAGAGAAGATCGTAAG GAGTTTCTGTGGAAACGAGCCAAGTGGGCAG AAGCTGTCGACTTCTACTGTTGAGCTCTCCCTGGTCACGTTCAATACTCATGGATCTTATTGTG GTTGCCTGGTACAACGGAGTGGCTGGACAAGGGATGTGAATCTCTTCTTACATAGGCTTTCAGCTATACCCTTTTCTGGGGGTGGTTTTAGTGAAGCTGCAATTGCGGAAGGGCTTTCGGAAGCTCTAATG ATGTTCCCTACAGTTCAAAATGGAAGCCAAAATCAACAAAATGTGGATTGTCAGAAGCATTGTGTTCTTATTGCTGCGAGTAAACCTCACCCTCTGCCCACACCAGTGTATCGGccacaaattcaaaatttggagcaaaatgaaaatattgatgcacaaacAGAAAATCGTCTTTATGATGCTGAGGCTGTTGCTAAATCATTTCCACAG AGCTCTGTTTCGCTGTCAGTCATTTGTCCAATAGAGCTACCTGAGCTCAGAGCAATATACAATGCG GGAAAGCGCAACCCTAGAGCGGCAGATCCACCAATTGATAATGCGAAAAATCCccactttcttgttttaatctCAGAGAATTTTATGGAGGCCCGTGCTACTTTAAGTCGTCCAGGAATTACAACTTTGCACTCAAATCAGAGTCCTGTAAAAATGGACATAGCTCCTGTTGCTTCAGTTACTGGGCCGCCTCCAACTTCTATGCCCTCTG TGAATGGACCTGTTATGAATCGGCAACCAatttctgttggaaatgtgcctccTGCTACTGTAAAAGTT GAGCCAAGTACCGTAAGTTCCATGGGTCCTTCTTTTGCACACATTCCATCTGTCCGTCCTCCTTCCCAAGGAGTCCCGAGCTTGCAGACTTCTTCACCATCTTCTGCTTCTCAAGAGATGGCCACAAATAATGATAATGTGCCAGATTTGAAACCTGTAGTGAGTGGTGTGACACATCCCTCGCGTCCTGTCGGTAGCATCCTCAATAACATCTCTCAAGCACGTGTGATGAACGCAGCAGCCTTAACTGGAGGAACTTCTATGGGACTCCCAACTATGGGTCAAAATCCTATGGCCATGCATGTATCAAACATGATATCTAGTGGAATGGCATCTTCAGTTGGTGCTGCTCAAAATGTATTTACATCTTCAGGGTCCGGCACTCTTACACAGGTTGCGCAGAACCCAGGTCTTAATTCATTCACTTCAGGTACCTCTAATGTCTCTGGCAACAATAACCTTGGGATCTCACAACCAATGAGCAACAATAACCTTGGGATGTCACAACCAATGAGCAACCTTCAAGGTGGTGTTAGTATGGGTCAAGCTGTGCCTGGTATGAGCCAAGGAAGTCTCTCGGGACCGCAAATGGTTCAAAGTGGAATTGGCATGAACCCGAACATGATGAGTGCCCTTGGTTCAACAGGTGCCTCTTCTGGAACTGGTACAATGATTCCTACTCCAGGAATGGCTCAACAGGTGCAATCTGGGTTGCAGTCACTTGGTGCAAACAATAATTCAGCATCTAATGTGCCGTTTTCACAACAGACATCAAGTGCTCTGGCATCTGCACAATCCAAATATGTGAAAGTCTGGGAG GGAGCTTTATCTGGGCAGAGACAAGGGCAGCCTGTGTTTATCACTAGATTGGAG GGTTACCGGAGTGCTTCAGCTTCTGAGAC GCTTGCAGCGAACTGGCCACCAACAATGCAAATAGTGAGGCTCATATCTCAGGACCACATGAATAACAA GCAATATGTTGGAAAGGCAGACTTTTTAGTTTTTCGGGCAATGAATCAGCATGGGTTTCTTGGGCAATTGCAAGAGAAGAAACTT TGTGCAGTGATCCAATTGCCCTCTCAGACACTACTGCTCTCCGTTTCAGACAAAGCATATCGCTTGATTGGAATGCTGTTTCCAGGG CTAAATCTACCATCGGTTCAGGATATGGTTGTGTTTAAGCCACAAGTAGGCGGtcagcaacagcagcagcagcagcagcaaatgCAACAGCTACAACAGCAACAAATTCAAGTAGGCGGTCAGCAACAACACATGCAAGTTCCCGGTCAGCAACAGCAGCAACAAATTCAAGTAGGCGGTCAGCAACAACACATGCAAGTTCCCGGTCAGCAACAGCAGCAACAAATTCAAGTAGGCGGTCAGCAACAACACATGCAAGTTCCCGGTCAGCAACAGCAGCAACAAATGCAAGTACCCGGTCAGCAACAACAGCATCCTCAGATTCAACAACATCCACAGATTCAACAGCAGCACCCTCAGATTCAACAACAGCAGCAACTCTCGCAGCAGCAGCTCTCACAACTTCAATCACAACAGCAACTGCCGCAGCTTCAGCAATTGCAGCAACAGCATCAACAGCATCAACAACAACAGTTGGTTGGGACGGGGATGACTCAAGCTTATGTTCAAGGCCGGTCGCAATTAGTTTCACAGGGACAGGTTTCGTCACAAGGGCCTAATATGCCTGGAGGGGGCTTTATGGGTTAA